The stretch of DNA ACAGTTGAAACAATTCTTTAAAACAAAGTAAAATGTCGGAAAACGGAAAACCAAAATTGAAGCTGGCAGTTTATTGGGGTGCTGCCTGTGGTGGCTGTTGTGTGAGTGTGCTCGATGTCCATGAAAAACTATTTACGGTTGTCGAACATGCTGACCTTGTATTCTGGCCTATTGCTCTTGATATTAAATACAAGGATGTGGAAGCCATGCCTGACGGCTCGATTGATGTTACCCTCTTTAATGGTGCAGTAAGAAACTCTGAAAATGAGCATATTGCAAAATTGCTGAGAAAGAAAACCAAAATCCTCGTGGCCTATGGTTCCTGTGCACACCTTGGTGGAATACCCGGTCTTGCCAATTTTTCCACAAAAGAGGATATTTTCAGACGGGTTTATGAAGAAAGCGAGTCAACCATAAATCCTGAAAAAGTAAAACCACAACCCAAGTTTCATGTCCCTGAAGGAGAGCTTGAAATTCCTGAGTTTTACAAC from Sphingobacteriales bacterium encodes:
- a CDS encoding oxidoreductase; the protein is MSENGKPKLKLAVYWGAACGGCCVSVLDVHEKLFTVVEHADLVFWPIALDIKYKDVEAMPDGSIDVTLFNGAVRNSENEHIAKLLRKKTKILVAYGSCAHLGGIPGLANFSTKEDIFRRVYEESESTINPEKVKPQPKFHVPEGELEIPEFYNDVRALNQVVEVDYYLPGCPPQTERLVEVFLAIVTGAELPPKGSVVGALAKSQCDECKRKRTENKLVKEFKRPVDVIDDGETCFLEQGIICMGPATR